One region of Acomys russatus chromosome 8, mAcoRus1.1, whole genome shotgun sequence genomic DNA includes:
- the Trmt10c gene encoding tRNA methyltransferase 10 homolog C, with protein MNVTVCFLRPFARLLVPFLFHRKRRVSHSTILQRYMSSKVPSLSCHNKDSTSPPEQLELDGWKTTMKSSIHEDAVSVVSDKDEDSLAATRELIEMWRLLSKDVPEHITEEELKTLVECTSKSAKRKYLKYLYLKEKAKEAKQIKKAMKAEARKARLVEMPAGGQQDFMFLRLWELRKNSALGWKGVQAMQFGQPLVFDMAYDNYMKPSELQNTVSQLLESEGWNRKSVDPFHIYFCNLKIDSAYHRALVKRYGEKWDKLLITATEKSPIDVFPKDKIIYLTADSPNVMTTFKHDKMYVIGSFVDKNMQTGTSLAKAKRLNLATERLPLDKYLQWDIGNKNLTLDQMIRILLCMKNTGSWEEALKFVPKRKHSGYLEISQHPQDILRKLKKTKTLSSFPKGSLNARTWKK; from the coding sequence ATGAATGTTACCGTCTGTTTCCTAAGACCTTTTGCCAGGTTACTGGTGCCATTTCTCTTTCATAGGAAGAGAAGGGTTTCACATTCAACAATTCTGCAGAGATATATGTCTTCCAAAGTACCTTCTTTGTCTTGTCATAATAAGGACAGTACATCCCCTCCTGAACAGCTAGAATTGGACGGGTGGAAAACTACAATGAAATCTAGCATTCATGAAGATGCTGTTTCTGTGGTCTCAGACAAAGATGAAGATTCTCTAGCTGCCACCAGAGAATTAATTGAGATGTGGAGATTACTTAGCAAAGATGTCCCGGAACATATCACTGAAGAAGAGCTGAAAACACTTGTGGAATGTACTTCTAAATCAGCCAAAAGGAAGTACTTGAAGTATTTATATCTTAAGGAGAAGGCAAAAGAAGCTAAGCAAATAAAGAAGGCAATgaaagcagaggccaggaaggccAGGCTGGTAGAGATGCCGGCGGGAGGACAGCAGGACTTCATGTTTCTTCGGCTCTGGGAATTGCGGAAGAACTCTGCTCTGGGCTGGAAGGGTGTTCAGGCTATGCAGTTTGGACAACCTTTGGTTTTTGACATGGCTTATGATAATTATATGAAACCAAGTGAACTTCAGAATACTGTTTCTCAACTTTTAGAAAGTGAAGGATGGAACAGAAAAAGTGTTGATCCTTTCCACATTTATTTCTGCAATCTTAAAATAGATAGTGCTTATCATAGAGCGTTAGTTAAACGTTATGGAGAAAAATGGGACAAATTGCtcataacagcaacagaaaagtctcCCATTGATGTATTTCCAAAGGACAAGATTATATATTTAACTGCAGATTCTCCCAATGTTATGACTACCTTCAAGCATGATAAAATGTATGTAATTGGATCATTTGTTGATAAAAATATGCAAACAGGCACATCCCTCGCCAAGGCTAAACGGCTAAATTTAGCAACGGAACGCCTTCCATTAGATAAATATTTACAGTGGGACATTGGTAACAAAAATCTCACCTTAGATCAAATGATCCGTATTTTGCTCTGCATGAAAAACACGGGTAGCTGGGAAGAGGCTCTCAAGTTTGTTCCCAAGAGAAAGCATTCTGGCTATCTAGAGATTTCTCAGCATCCTCAGGACATtttgaggaaactgaagaagacaaagACTTTAAGTTCCTTTCCAAAAGGCTCCTTAAATGCACGCACATGGAAAAAGTGA